The window AGCCGTGGCTGTGTTCCAGCCCGTAGAGGCCGTAGAGGTCGACCTCGGTCAGCCCGTTGAAGTGGTCGCGGAGGAACTCGACCGGGCGGGCCGAGACGATCGCCACCCGCTGGACCGCACCGGCCAGGGCGTCGAGGGCCGCGAGGACCTTCGGCGCCGGCTGGACCGCGGTCGGGTCGTCCTGGACCGGGGCGAGCGTGCCGTCGAAGTCGAAAAAGAGCACGCACTGCTCGGCCCGGCCGGTGGTGGCCTGCCAGGCCTGTTCCGCAGTCAGGGGACGGGTCGGGCGCTGATTGCCCGTGTTGATCGGCCGCACGGGCGTCAGCGTACCCCGGTCGTTACGGTCTTAGATGGAGTCCAGCTGAACCTTCAGTCGTCGCCTCCGAGCATGGCCCGTCGGCTGTGCATCCGTGGCCCGATCGGCACTACCGACGGGTCGGGGTGGCTGAGCAGGTAGCCCTCGACGAACCCGGTGTTGCGGTCGCCCGCGTGGCTGTCGAGTTCGTTCAGGCGGGCAATGAGGAATTCGGTGAGCGCGGTGACCCGCTCGTTGAGTCGTTCGTGCAGATCGGCGACGACGGCAAGAACGGTCGCGACCCCGGTGGCGGTGAGAGCGATCATGTTCACCACAACCGGAAGTTCCGCGCCGTTGACCGTGCCGAGCACGACGTTGGCGGTCACGCACAGTGTCACTGACACCGCCGCGACCATGACTGCCATCCATTTCAGGGTCATGGCTAGACCCCTCCTTCTGTCCCGCAGGGCTGGGTTCGGCTTTGTCCCGTCCCCCCGCCGACGACGAGCCCAAGCAGTACGAAAAGGCACGTTAGCGCGCGTGTTCAGGTGCTGGTGCGGTACGCGTGAGACGCATGTTGATTCTTGCGCCATTTGAGGAACTAGCCTGCCCGCTTACCCCCTTTTCGGACATCTCCTGGCAAGGTGGGCCGGTAAGCCAGATATCTGATTGTCTCTCTGATGTGAAATTTCTCCGCCTCGGAGACATTTGGATCTACCAGTCGGCGGAGCAGCGCCTCGACGTCCGGATCCATCGGCGGAGCGCTCGGGGCGGGTCGTCCGGAGGTGGCCCGGTCCCAGCCGAGCACCCCGAAGGCGGTGGTAGGCGGGATGCCGAGTCCTTCACAGAACGCGACGACGCGTTCGGCCTCCGGGTCGCTGGCCCACTCGCCGCGTACCCATCGGTTGATGGTCTGGCGGGAGACGCCGGTACGGCGGGAGACCTCCGTGCCGGACCACGCCCGGGTGGCGCGGGCGTCGTCGAGGGCCTTGCGTACGAAGGCGGCGAAGGCGATCTTGCGCCCGTGGGCACTGTCCGGCACGCGGTGACGGTACGGCCAGTCGTCCGATTCTGCCGGGGGCGGTGTGCTTTCGTGCCGTGCACGTGACACTTGGGTGGGGATCCCGGTAAACGACTTGGTGCTCGTGTTGAGGGGTATCACGTGGTCAGACTAGTGGTACGCAGGTCTGGGGGTAATCAGACGAAAAGATGATACTGTCACGTACGTGGGACGATCTAACGTGTGTCACGTGCTTGAGACCATCTGTGCTCACGTGGGTCACTTCCTCGTGACAGGAGGGATTCGGTGACCGAACTCGCAACCCGTGCCCAGGCATTCGGGTTGATCGCCGACGGGGTGGCCGCCGGGCTCAGTGCCCCGTGGCGCCTCTATCTGGCCCGTGGTTGTCGTTACCTGTCGCTGAACGTCGGCGACCGGGCCGAGTGGAACTCGTGGCGTACGCACCTGGGCTGCCCCGAGTTGAGCGTGCGGGTCTACGACGCGGGCGGGGAGATCCGTCGGGCCTCGGTGGCCGAGATCGTGCTCGACGGCTGCCGGATCAGTGTCGAGCTGGTCGAAGAGGTGAGTACGGACGATCTCGATCGGCTGCTCATCGCCGATCCCACCCCGACCGAGTCGGAGGACTCATGAACGGGCGACACGTACCGGCCGGGGTGGCCCGATGAGCCCCTTCTTCGCGGTTTTCCTCGTACTCCTGCTTGGCTCGTCCAGTTACGCCGCAGGGCGACTGCACGGCCAGCTCAGTTACCGGATCGGCTACCGGTTCGGTTACCGCCAGGGCTACTTCGACGGCGACCGGGGGGCCTGGAACCGCCGTCGGCGGGAAGCCCAGGCCGCCATCGCCTCGGTACTTGCCGGCCCACCGGCCGGTACTCCATCCGCCCCGGACCCCGCCGCCGGGGACCAGGGCACGACGTACACGGGTTCTTCTTTCGCGGGGACCGCAACCAACGGCGGACGGCACTCCACCGACGCGTACGCCGGCCGGAACGCTTAGCCGGTGGCGCGGTGGGGTGAGCGGTCACTCGCGATCACGGTGCGTCGTCCGCGGCGGACGCGCACCGTCGGGATCACGTCAGACCGGTGACGGTGATCCCACCGGCCGGGGTGCGCGCAGGGGGCATGCATCCCGGCCGGTCTCCGTACCGCCGGGTCGGGGGTCGAGCGGACTCCCGGCCCGGCGGGTTCCACCGGTGGGTCGGCCCGGTCCGCCGGATCCGGCCCCGACCGTGCTCACCTGCTGTTACCGGTACGGACGCGCGGCTGTCACCGGCGCGGACGAGGGGCGGGCGGGCTATGGCGAGATGCATTCCGTATGCCCTAGCCGCGTCGGCGTCCGGCAGCTAGCGTCTAGGCATGGCGAGGGGTCCTCCCACGCCAGCCGGCCGGCCCGGACTCTGAGTACTGATCCATGGGGCCCGCATCCGACCCCGTGGTTCCGGGCACCGGACGAGGCGGAACGCGGGTGGACCGGGTGCACGCCCGCCGGAGCAGCCTGTGACGACTCGCCGTACCAACTCCAGGGCCGACCAGGACCCGGGCGCGACTCCCGCGACCGGCCGTGCAAAGGGCGGACGGAGGGCCACCACGGCCCCGGCCGCCGGTCTGGAGCCCGCACCAACCGGCCGTGCCTATGTTCTGGACACCTCGGTGTTGCTCTCCGACCCGGCGGCTTTCCACCGGTTCGCCGAGCACGAGGTCGTCCTCCCGCTCGTGGTGATCTCCGAGTTGGAGGGGAAACGACACCATCCGGAGCTGGGCTGGTTCGCCCGCCAGGCCCTGCGCATGCTCGACGAACTGCGGATCAAGCACGGCCGGCTGGACCAGCCGGTGCCGACCAACGACGCCGGCGGCACGCTGCGGGTCGAGCTGAACCACGCCGACGACTCGGTGCTGCCGCCCGGTTTCCGGAACGAGTCCAACGACACGCGGATCCTCTCGGTCGCGCTCAACCTCGCCGCCGAGGGCCGCGAGGTGATCCTGGTCAGCAAGGACATGCCGCTGCGGGTCAAGGCCGCCTCGGTCGGCCTGACCGCGGACGAGTACCGGCACGGCCAGGCCAGCGACCCGACCTGGACCGGCATGGCCGAGCTGGAGCTGGGGGAGGAGCAGATAAACCAGCTGTACGCGGGTGAGCCGCTGGACCTGGACGAGGCGGCCGGGATGCCGTGTCACACCGGTCTGGTCCTGCACTCGCCCCGGGGCTCGGCGCTCGGCCGTACCGCCCCGGACAAGACCGTACGGCTGGTTCGCGGCGACCGGGAGGCGTTCGGGTTGCGCGGGCGCTCGGCGGAGCAGCGGATCGCCCTGGACCTGTTGCTCGACGAGTCGATCGGGATCATCTCGCTCGGCGGACGGGCCGGCACCGGGAAGTCCGCGCTGGCGCTCTGCGCCGGGCTGGAGGCGGTGATGGAGCGCCGCCGGCACAAGAAGGTGATCGTGTTCCGCCCGCTCTACGCGGTCGGTGGCCAGGAGTTGGGCTACCTGCCGGGGTCGGAGTCGGAGAAGATGTCGCCGTGGGCCCAGGCGGTCTTCGACACCCTCGGCGCCGTGGTGCACGACAACGTGATGGACGAGGTGCTCGCCCGCGGGATGCTCGAGGTGCTCCCGCTGACCCACATCCGGGGCCGGAGCCTGCACGACGCCTTCGTCATCGTGGACGAGGCGCAGTCGCTGGAGCGTGGGGTCCTGCTCACCGTCCTGTCTCGGGTCGGTCAGGGGTCCAGGGTGGTGCTCACCCACGATGTCGCCCAGCGCGACAACCTCCGGGTCGGCCGGCACGACGGGGTCACCGCGGTGATCGAGGCGCTCAAGGGGCACCCGCTCTTCGCGCACGTCACGCTGACCCGGTCGGAACGGTCCCCGATCGCGGAGGTTGTCACCGATCTGTTGGAGGACATCCCGTTGTAACGGGAACGTACTGGGGCCTTTGACCTGGTTTAGGGCGAATATTTGAGTGGTCCGGGTCACAATCATGGTTGTTGGTTTCCCAGCCGACTCACTGTGCGCGATGGTGTGCTTCGAGCAACTCCTGTCCCAGGGACATCGGTAAAGATCGGTATCCTGGGGGCAAACGGTACGGATGATCACGAGTCGTCCGGTCCGGAGATCCCCGTGATCTGGGTGCTCGCGGTGCGTACGTGCCGGCCTCCGGGTCGGCTCGCGCCAGTCCTTGTCCCCGACGAAGGGATCACTTCGTGAGTCGGCTGTGGAGCCGCTTCGGCGTCCGGACACTCGCGGTCTCACTGCTGGTGGTGGGCGTCACCGGCGGATATTTCCTGGGCCAGGACCGGGAAACCCAGCAGGTCGGCATCAACGCCCAACTCATCGCCGACGCCGAGCGCGCGGAGTTCGACCTGTTGCGTGAGCGCAACGCCGCGCACAAGCAGGCGATGGCCGCCCAGTTGACCGCCGAGCGGGAAGCCACCCGCAAGGCCGCCGAAACCGCGAAGGCGGCTGCTGAGCGGGCGCGCAAGGCCGACGCGGCGGCCGACCGGAAGAAGCGGGAAGCCAAGGCGGCCAACGCACCGGTCAAGCCGTACGACGGGCCGATCCCGGACTCGTGCAACGAGTACAGCGGCAACCGCGCGGTCGGCTGCGCGCTCATGCTGGAAGCCGGGTTCCCGCTGGCCGAGATGCCCTGCCTGGAGAAGCTCTGGACCAAGGAGAGCGGCTGGAACCCCAAGGCGAGCAACCCCTCGGGGGCGTACGGCATCCCGCAGGCCAAGCCCGGCAACAAGATGAGCAGCGCCGGTGCGGACTGGCAGAACAGCGCCGCCACCCAGATCAAGTGGGGGCTGGGCTACGTCAAGAGTCGGTACAAGACGCCCTGCGGGGCGTGGTCGTTCTTCCAGAGCAAGGGCTACTACTGAGCACGGACGAACCGCAGCGACGTCGAAGGGTACGGGCGAGCGCCCGTACCCTTCCGTCTGTTTCGGGGCGGACCGGGAGATTCGCCACGGGCTGGCCGGTGGGAGCGGTGCCGGTCGTGCCGAGTCGGGTGGCGGTTGTCGGCGATAGCTGATAGCTACTTGAGGGTGACATTCGATTCCCGTAGCGGCGGAGACCCGTACCGGTTCGGCACCGACGCCTTCTACGCCTCCCTGGGCAAGGCGTTCGTGGCCATGTGCGCGGTCGTCCCGGTGCTCTTCGCGATCGAGGGGATCGACTACTGGCTGGGCGCGGGACTGGACGCCACGGCCGGGATCATCCCGCACCGGATCGACGGCCTGGACGGCGTGTTCTTCGCGCCGTTCCTGCACCACGGCTTCAACCACCTCTACAGCAACAGCGTGCCGCTGATCCTGCTCGGTACGTTCGTGCTCGCCGCCGGAGCCCGCCGGTTCCTCTACTCCACCCTGGTGATCATGTTCGTCAGCGGGCTGGGGGTGTGGTTCACCGGCTCGGCGAACTCGATCGTGGTGGGTGCCAGCGGGATCATCTTCGGCTACCTGGGACTGCTGCTCATGCGCGGCATCGTCGAGCGGAGCTGGTGGAACTTCGCGGTGGTCCTGCTGGTCGGGCTCCTGTACGGCGGGCAGCTGTTCGGCGTACTGCCGACCGACGAGCCGATCTCCTGGCAGGGGCACCTGTTCGGGCTGATCGGCGGGCTGGTGGCGGCGATCCTGTTCCGGCGCCGCCCGCAACGGGACGCCTACTCCTCCGAGTCGACGCTGAGCTACCCCTGACCGGAGTTCCGCCCCGCCTCGGCGTGCCGACGCCGGACACATTGGCCGTGGGAGTGTCTTGCCTAGTCCTCATCCGTCCGCCTACGGTCGAAATCAGCAGATGTTGATCCGTAGGCGGAAGGCGACGGTGAGCACATGCGCGAGGTCGATGTCGCCATAATCGGGGCCGGTCCGACCGGCCTCTTCGCCGCCTACTACGCCGGCTTCCGGGGCCTTTCCGTCGCGCTGATCGACGCGTTGCCCGAGCCCGGTGGCCAGGTCACCGCGATGTACCCGGAGAAGGTCATCTACGACGTGGCGGGGTTCCCGTCGATCAAGGGTCGGGACCTGGTGTCGAACCTGGTGGTCCAGGCCGCCGCGTTCGACCCCGAGTACCTGCTCGGCGTACGGGCCGAGAAGCTCTCGTACCAGGCGGACCGGCCGGTGCTGAGCCTGAGCGACGGCACCGTGCTGCACTGCGGGTCGGTGCTGATCACCGGCGGGCTGGGCAGCTTCACCCCCCGCCCACTGCCGGCGGCGGACAGCTTCGTCGGCGGCGGCATCGTCTTCTTCGTACCGCACCTGGCCGACCTGGCCGGCCACGACGTGCTGATCATCGGTGGCGGGGACTCGGCCTTCGACTGGGCTCAGGCACTGGCGCCACTGGCCGCGTCGGTCACCCTGGTGCACCGGCGGGAGAAGTTCCGGGCACACGCCGCGACCGTGGACCGGGTACGCAAGCTCCCGGTCCGGATCGTGGTCAACGCCGAGGTGACCAGGATCCACGGTGACGGCACGGTCACCGGCGCGGACATCGTCGTCAAGGGTGGGGTCGCGGAAACGGTGCCGGTGAACACCGTGGTCGCCGCGCTCGGCTTCACCGCCGACCTCGGTCCGCTGGCCGAGTGGGGGCTGGCGCTCGACAAGCGGCACATCCTGGTCGACAGCACCATGCTGACCAACCTGCCGAGGGTCTTCGCCGCCGGTGACATCACCGAATATCCGGGCAAGGTCCGGCTGATCGCCACCGGGTTCGGCGAGGCGGCCACCGCGGTCAACAACGCCGCCGTGGTGATCGACCCGGCCGCCCACCTCTTCCCCGGCCACTCCTCCGACGCCGGCTGACACCGCCGCCCCGGCCACTCCTCCGACGACCCTCGGGTCAGGAGGAGCCCTTCCGTGCGGCCTTGTTACGGCGGCCGCCTACGACCACCGCGACCAGGGTGAGGGCCGCTCCGAGCAGGGTGAACGGTCCCGGTCGGGCGGCGTCGCCGGGTGCGGCGAGGTCGATCAGGACCGCGCCGACCACCTGCCCCGCGATCGTCGCCAGGCTGAGCAGCAGCACCCCGGTGAACCGGACCAGGGCGGCGGCGATCGCGATGAACAGGATCCCGATCGGGCCGCCGAGATACAGCCACGGCTCGGTGGGCAGCGAGCCGGACGGCCAGCCACGGAACAGGAGGCTGACCGCGAAGGCGGCCAGGAGGGCCGCCGCGCCGACCGCGAAGTTGACGAACGTCGCGGTCAGGACGCTGCCGGAGGCGGCCCGTACCCGGCCGTTGACGGCCTGCTGCCAGGCCAGGCCGAGCCCGGCGAGGAGCGGCAGCAGGGCCAGGACCAGCCCGGCCGGGTCGTCCGGGCGGTCACCGACCGCGAGGAACACCGCCGGTACGGTGAGCGCCGCACCGGCCAGCCGGGCCGGGGTGACCAGTTGCCGCCCCGCCGGCCCGATTCCGGCCCGGTCGACCACCAGACTGCTCGCCGACTGGCCGGCGACCACGGCGACGGTGAAGATCGCCACCCCGAGCCGGCCGACGGTCAGTCCCTGGTTGGCCACCATGAACGCGCCGCAGGCACCGCCGAGGCACTGCCACGGGCGCAGCGAGCCGTCGCGCAGGGCGGAGCGGAACACCCCGAGGTGGCGGCGTCCGGCGCGACTGCCGAAGACCAGCAGGACGAGCGCGATCAGCCCCAGGCCGAACGAGACGACGGCGGCGGCGATGCCGTCGTGCAGCCGTACGCCGAGTTCGCCGTTGATCCGGGACTGCACGGCGACCGCGCCGCCGGAGACGACGGCGAGTCCGACGGCGCCGGCCCGGCGGCGGGTGTCGGGGGCTGGTTGTGCGACGGTACGCGTCTCGAGCAGGCTCATTCCTGCTCGGCCAGCGGACGGCCGTCGTAGTCGACGGCCGAGTAGAGGTTGAGCTTCTCCAGCCGGTGGTAGGAGTCGATCACGCGGATCGTGCCGCTCTTGGACCGCATCACGATCGACTGCGTGTACGCCCCACCGGAGCGGTAGCTGACCCCGCGCAGCAGGTCGCCGGAGGTGACCCCGGTCGCGACGAAGAAACAGTTGTCCCCGGTGACCAGGTCGTCGGTGAACAGCACCCGGTCGAGGTCGTGGCCGGCGGCGAGCGCCTTGGCCCGCTCGTTCTCGTCCTGCGGCCAGAGCTTCGCCTGCATCGCCCCGCCCATGCACTTGAGGGCGCAGGCGGCGGTGATGCCCTCGGGGGTGCCGCCGATGCCCATCAGGACGTCGACCCCGGACTCGCCCCGGGCGGCGGCGATGGCACCGGCGATGTCGCCGTCGGAGATGAACCGGATGCCCGCGCCGACCCGTCGGATCTCCCGGATCAGCCCGTCGTGCCGGGGCCGGTCGAGTACGCAGACAGTGACGTCGGACACCTCGGTGTCCTTGATCTCGGCGATCCGGCGCAGGTTGTCGGCCACCCCGGCGTTGATGTCGATCACGTCGGCGTACGCCGGGCCGACGGCGATCTTCTCCATGTAGAAGACGGCGCTCGGGTCGAACATGGCGCCCCGCTCGGCGACCGCGAGCACGGCCAGGGCGTTCGGCATGCCCTTGCTCATCAGCGTGGTGCCGTCCACCGGGTCGACCGCCACGTCGACCTCGGGACCGGTCCCGTCGCCGACCACCTCGCCGTTGAACAACATGGGCGCGTTGTCCTTTTCGCCCTCACCGATCACCACCACCCCGCGCATCGGGATCGAGTTGATCAGCTTCCGCATGGCGTCGACGGCCGCGCCGTCGCCGCCCTCCTTGTCGCCGCGGCCGACCCAGCGACCGGCGGCCATGGCCGCGGCCTCGGTCACCCGGACCAGGTCCAGGGCAAGGTTGCGGTCCAGGTCCTGGGGGATTCGAGTCCTGGTGACGGTCATGGCGGGGCTCCTCCTCGCGACGGTGCGGGGTGAACCGGCGGAAGGCCGAGCCTGCCGCCGGCCATGTCATAGATCCTGGCATGGTTCCGAACGTTGATCAGGTTCGGGGCGCGGGTGGTCCGGGTCGCGGCGGCCGGAGCGGCTGCCAAGATGGGTACGTGGACTCCGCTGCGCCTACCGACCGTGACTCGTTCGACGGCACCCCGACCGACCGTACCCAGAGTGACCGCGCGCCGGGCCGGCTCGGGTCAAGTGACCGCACTCCGAGTGACCAGTATCGGGCCGATCCGGACGGCGCCGCCACGGAAGAGGTTGTGGCGGCCGCCACCCGTTCCGAGCGCTCGCCGAAGGACATGGCGATCTCGCTGCTCGTTCTCCTGATCCCGATCGCGTTGCTGATCGGGTTCTACCGGGTCTTCCTCGGTGGGGACCAGGCGGCCGAGATCGACCCGTCCCCGACCGTCGCCCAGGCCCGGTCGATCAACGCGTTCCCGGTCAGCGAGCCGGCCGGGCTCGCCGACGGCTGGCGCAGCATCACCGCGACCCTCCAGCGGCCCGAGGGCGCCGTGACC of the Micromonospora sp. NBC_01796 genome contains:
- a CDS encoding XRE family transcriptional regulator yields the protein MPDSAHGRKIAFAAFVRKALDDARATRAWSGTEVSRRTGVSRQTINRWVRGEWASDPEAERVVAFCEGLGIPPTTAFGVLGWDRATSGRPAPSAPPMDPDVEALLRRLVDPNVSEAEKFHIRETIRYLAYRPTLPGDVRKGGKRAG
- a CDS encoding PhoH family protein, whose protein sequence is MTTRRTNSRADQDPGATPATGRAKGGRRATTAPAAGLEPAPTGRAYVLDTSVLLSDPAAFHRFAEHEVVLPLVVISELEGKRHHPELGWFARQALRMLDELRIKHGRLDQPVPTNDAGGTLRVELNHADDSVLPPGFRNESNDTRILSVALNLAAEGREVILVSKDMPLRVKAASVGLTADEYRHGQASDPTWTGMAELELGEEQINQLYAGEPLDLDEAAGMPCHTGLVLHSPRGSALGRTAPDKTVRLVRGDREAFGLRGRSAEQRIALDLLLDESIGIISLGGRAGTGKSALALCAGLEAVMERRRHKKVIVFRPLYAVGGQELGYLPGSESEKMSPWAQAVFDTLGAVVHDNVMDEVLARGMLEVLPLTHIRGRSLHDAFVIVDEAQSLERGVLLTVLSRVGQGSRVVLTHDVAQRDNLRVGRHDGVTAVIEALKGHPLFAHVTLTRSERSPIAEVVTDLLEDIPL
- a CDS encoding lytic transglycosylase domain-containing protein, giving the protein MSRLWSRFGVRTLAVSLLVVGVTGGYFLGQDRETQQVGINAQLIADAERAEFDLLRERNAAHKQAMAAQLTAEREATRKAAETAKAAAERARKADAAADRKKREAKAANAPVKPYDGPIPDSCNEYSGNRAVGCALMLEAGFPLAEMPCLEKLWTKESGWNPKASNPSGAYGIPQAKPGNKMSSAGADWQNSAATQIKWGLGYVKSRYKTPCGAWSFFQSKGYY
- a CDS encoding rhomboid family intramembrane serine protease, which produces MTFDSRSGGDPYRFGTDAFYASLGKAFVAMCAVVPVLFAIEGIDYWLGAGLDATAGIIPHRIDGLDGVFFAPFLHHGFNHLYSNSVPLILLGTFVLAAGARRFLYSTLVIMFVSGLGVWFTGSANSIVVGASGIIFGYLGLLLMRGIVERSWWNFAVVLLVGLLYGGQLFGVLPTDEPISWQGHLFGLIGGLVAAILFRRRPQRDAYSSESTLSYP
- a CDS encoding NAD(P)/FAD-dependent oxidoreductase, whose product is MREVDVAIIGAGPTGLFAAYYAGFRGLSVALIDALPEPGGQVTAMYPEKVIYDVAGFPSIKGRDLVSNLVVQAAAFDPEYLLGVRAEKLSYQADRPVLSLSDGTVLHCGSVLITGGLGSFTPRPLPAADSFVGGGIVFFVPHLADLAGHDVLIIGGGDSAFDWAQALAPLAASVTLVHRREKFRAHAATVDRVRKLPVRIVVNAEVTRIHGDGTVTGADIVVKGGVAETVPVNTVVAALGFTADLGPLAEWGLALDKRHILVDSTMLTNLPRVFAAGDITEYPGKVRLIATGFGEAATAVNNAAVVIDPAAHLFPGHSSDAG
- a CDS encoding DMT family transporter; translated protein: MSLLETRTVAQPAPDTRRRAGAVGLAVVSGGAVAVQSRINGELGVRLHDGIAAAVVSFGLGLIALVLLVFGSRAGRRHLGVFRSALRDGSLRPWQCLGGACGAFMVANQGLTVGRLGVAIFTVAVVAGQSASSLVVDRAGIGPAGRQLVTPARLAGAALTVPAVFLAVGDRPDDPAGLVLALLPLLAGLGLAWQQAVNGRVRAASGSVLTATFVNFAVGAAALLAAFAVSLLFRGWPSGSLPTEPWLYLGGPIGILFIAIAAALVRFTGVLLLSLATIAGQVVGAVLIDLAAPGDAARPGPFTLLGAALTLVAVVVGGRRNKAARKGSS
- the glpX gene encoding class II fructose-bisphosphatase, whose product is MTVTRTRIPQDLDRNLALDLVRVTEAAAMAAGRWVGRGDKEGGDGAAVDAMRKLINSIPMRGVVVIGEGEKDNAPMLFNGEVVGDGTGPEVDVAVDPVDGTTLMSKGMPNALAVLAVAERGAMFDPSAVFYMEKIAVGPAYADVIDINAGVADNLRRIAEIKDTEVSDVTVCVLDRPRHDGLIREIRRVGAGIRFISDGDIAGAIAAARGESGVDVLMGIGGTPEGITAACALKCMGGAMQAKLWPQDENERAKALAAGHDLDRVLFTDDLVTGDNCFFVATGVTSGDLLRGVSYRSGGAYTQSIVMRSKSGTIRVIDSYHRLEKLNLYSAVDYDGRPLAEQE
- a CDS encoding DUF4245 domain-containing protein: MDSAAPTDRDSFDGTPTDRTQSDRAPGRLGSSDRTPSDQYRADPDGAATEEVVAAATRSERSPKDMAISLLVLLIPIALLIGFYRVFLGGDQAAEIDPSPTVAQARSINAFPVSEPAGLADGWRSITATLQRPEGAVTLRLGYLSPDGGGVQLVQSNVPAERLLPAELTDQGQPQGPADVAGRSWLTYTARAGERALVLMEPGRTVIVVGSARESELRDLAGSLR